Proteins encoded by one window of Lathyrus oleraceus cultivar Zhongwan6 chromosome 1, CAAS_Psat_ZW6_1.0, whole genome shotgun sequence:
- the LOC127121985 gene encoding NAC domain-containing protein 92 — protein sequence MMDGAMEKNSSDEVFELPPGFRFHPTDEELITHYLSQKVLDNCFCALAIGEVDLNKCEPWDLPWRAKMGEKEWYFFCVRDRKYPTGLRTNRATCAGYWKATGKDKEIYREKTLIGMKKTLVFYKGRAPKGEKTNWVIHEYRLEDPYSLQNTSKRAMREWSICRVFEKSSSENKMHIQDLVRFNSKGKEQLPPLMDSPPYNNNETKTTFGDSSHVTCFNDNNNIVDDRFENPMLTSSYSSNPSYDTISWTQYLSHQSTQIGNSSQSSEESMLKMLIENNETKNQKAQECNYDVDIDISTMIYNDEMFQSSYVSEEYSSASIGHFDTGCLWNF from the exons ATGATGGATGGTGCAATGGAGAAAAATTCAAGTGATGAAGTTTTTGAATTGCCACCTGGATTTAGGTTTCATCCAACAGATGAAGAACTCATAACTCATTATCTCTCTCAAAAAGTTCTTGATAATTGCTTTTGTGCTTTAGCTATTGGTGAAGTTGATTTGAACAAGTGTGAGCCTTGGGATTTACCTT GGAGGGCTAAAATGGGTGAGAAAGAATGGTATTTTTTCTGTGTGAGGGACAGGAAATATCCTACTGGTTTAAGAACAAATAGGGCCACATGTGCTGGATATTGGAAGGCAACAGGTAAAGACAAAGAAATTTATAGAGAGAAGACATTAATTGGAATGAAGAAAACTCTTGTTTTCTACAAAGGAAGAGCACCTAAAGGAGAAAAAACAAATTGGGTCATTCATGAATATAGATTAGAGGACCCATATTCTTTGCAAAATACTTCCAAAAGGGCTATG AGGGAATGGTCTATATGCAGAGTTTTTGAGAAAAGTTCAAGTGAAAACAAAATGCATATTCAAGATTTGGTAAGGTTCAATTCAAAAGGAAAAGAACAACTACCTCCATTGATGGATTCACCACCATACAACAATAATGAAACAAAAACAACTTTTGGAGATTCATCACATGTGACATGTTTCAATGACAACAACAACATTGTTGATGATAGATTTGAAAATCCCATGTTAACATCTTCATATTCTTCAAACCCTTCTTATGATACTATCTCATGGACCCAATATTTGTCACACCAATCAACACAAATTGGAAATTCATCACAATCCTCAGAAGAATCCATGTTGAAGATGTTGATTGAAAATAATGAGACAAAAAATCAGAAAGCTCAAGAATGTAACTATGATGTTGACATTGACATTTCAACTATGATTTATAATGATGAAATGTTTCAAAGTTCTTATGTGAGTGAAGAATATTCATCAGCTTCAATAGGACATTTTGATACTGGTTGCTTATGGAATTTCTGA